The Mus caroli chromosome 1, CAROLI_EIJ_v1.1, whole genome shotgun sequence genome has a window encoding:
- the LOC110300174 gene encoding KH homology domain-containing protein 1C has product MSDLRRKGWWNVPDYFHSPLVFYMKEDQEDYIFGPDDEYLHTLEVHSNTLIQLERWFTPAGQTRVTVVGPLKARLWVMDMIRKVGSKNTLEKIKGKMMLLQIRDHPLRERDLELHPESGRSLWITTMNDMTFVEIPHFSRFPLTVAWLFCGFVRILGIHNFADLQW; this is encoded by the exons ATGAGTGACCTCCGCAGGAAGGGATGGTGGAATGTGCCTGACTACTTCCACAGCCCACTGGTGTTTTACATGAAAGAGGACCAGGAAGATTACATATTTG GCCCTGATGATGAATACCTTCACACCCTGGAGGTCCACAGCAACACCCTCatccagctggagagatggttcacacCCGCAGGCCAAACCCGAGTCACTGTGGTGGGGCCACTTAAGGCAAGGCTGTGGGTGATGGACATGATCAGAAAAGTGGGGAGTAAGAACACTTTGGAGAAAATTAAAG GCAAGATGATGCTACTACAGATCCGGGATCATCCTCTGAGGGAGCGAGACCTGGAGCTTCATCCGGAATCAGGGAGAAGTCTTTGGATTACCACAATGAATGATATGACTTTTGTGGAAATTCCTCACTTCTCGAGGTTTCCGTTGACAGTCGCTtggttgttttgtggttttgttagaATTCTTGGTATTCATAACTTTGCAGACCTCCAATGGTAA